One segment of Brassica napus cultivar Da-Ae chromosome C3, Da-Ae, whole genome shotgun sequence DNA contains the following:
- the LOC106420759 gene encoding mannose-1-phosphate guanylyltransferase 1: MKALILVGGFGTRLRPLTLSFPKPLVDFANKPMILHQIEALKAVGVDEVVLAINYQPEVMLNFLKDFEAKLEIKITCSQETEPMGTAGPLALARDKLVDGSGEPFFVLNSDVISEYPLKEMIEFHKAHGGEASIMVTKVDEPSKYGVVVMDETTGKVEKFVEKPKLFVGNKINAGIYLLNPSVLDKIELRPTSIEKETFPKIAAAQGLYAMVLPGFWMDIGQPRDYITGLRLYLDSLRKKSPAKLTTGAHIVGNVLVDETAKIGEGCLIGPDVAIGPGCVVESGVRLSRCTVMRGARIKKHACISSSIIGWHSTVGQWARIENMTILGEDVHVCDEIYTNGGVVLPHKEIKSNILKPEIVM; the protein is encoded by the exons ATGAAGGCTCTCATTCTCGTTGGAGGGTTCGGGACTCGGTTGAGACCATTGACTCTCAGTTTCCCAAAGCCCCTTGTTGACTTCGCCAACAAACCCATGATCCTTCATCAG ATAGAGGCGCTCAAGGCAGTTGGAGTTGATGAAGTTGTTTTGGCCATCAATTACCAACCAGAGGTGATGCTTAACTTCTTGAAAGACTTTGAGGCAAAGCTCGAAATCAAAATCACTTGCTCACAAGAGACTGAGCCTATGGGTACGGCTGGTCCTCTGGCTCTAGCTAGAGACAAACTGGTTGACGGATCTGGAGAGCCCTTTTTTGTCCTTAACAGTGATGTGATTAGTGAGTACCCACTCAAAGAGATGATTGAATTTCACAAAGCTCACGGTGGGGAAGCCTCCATTATGGTGACAAAG GTTGATGAACCGTCCAAGTATGGAGTTGTGGTCATGGATGAAACTACAGGAAAAGTGGAGAAGTTTGTGGAAAAGCCAAAACTGTTTGTAGGCAACAAGATCAACGCTGGGATATACCTTCTGAACCCATCTGTTCTCGACAAGATCGAGCTAAGACCGACATCGATCGAGAAAGAAACCTTCCCCAAGATTGCAGCAGCTCAAGGACTCTACGCGATGGTGTTACCAGGATTCTGGATGGACATCGGGCAACCCCGTGATTACATAACGGGCCTGAGACTCTACTTAGACTCTCTGAGAAAGAAATCTCCCGCCAAGCTAACCACTGGTGCACACATTGTTGGGAACGTTCTGGTGGATGAAACCGCTAAGATTGGGGAAGGGTGTTTGATAGGTCCAGACGTGGCCATTGGTCCAGGCTGCGTTGTTGAGTCAGGGGTGAGGCTTTCACGGTGCACGGTCATGCGTGGGGCGAGGATCAAGAAACATGCGTGTATCTCGAGCAGTATCATAGGGTGGCACTCGACGGTTGGGCAGTGGGCTAGGATTGAGAACATGACGATCTTGGGGGAAGATGTTCATGTGTGTGATGAGATATACACCAATGGAGGAGTTGTTTTGCCACACAAGGAGATCAAATCCAACATCTTGAAGCCAGAGATAGTTATGTGA
- the LOC106420560 gene encoding LOW QUALITY PROTEIN: delta-1-pyrroline-5-carboxylate synthase A (The sequence of the model RefSeq protein was modified relative to this genomic sequence to represent the inferred CDS: inserted 2 bases in 1 codon), with protein MEETDRSRAFAKDVKRIVVKVGTAVVTGKGGRLALGRLGALCEQLAELNSDGFEVILVTSGAVGLGRQRLRYRQMINSSFADLQKPQSELDGKACAGVGQSSLMAYYETMFDQLDVTAAQLLVNDSSFRDKDFRKQLSETVKSMLDLSVIPIFNENDAISTRRAPYQDSSGIFWDNDSLAALLALELKADLLILLSDVEGLYXGPPSDPDSKLIHTFIKEKHQDEITFGDKSRLGRGGMTAKVKAAVNAAYAGIPVIITSGFSTENIDKVLRGLRVGTLFHQDACQWAPVTDSTARDMAVAARESSRKLQALSSEDRKQILYNVADALEANVETIRAENELDVAAAQEAGLEESMVARLFMTPAKISSLAASVRKLADMEDPIGRVLKKTEVADGLVLEKTSSPLGVLLIVFESRPDALVQIASLAIRSGNGLLLKGGKEARRSNAILHKVITDAIPETVGGKLIGLVTSREEIPDLLKLDDVIDLVIPRGSNKLVSQIKSTTKIPVLGHADGICHVYVDKACNVDMAKRIVSDSKLDYPAACNAMETLLVHKDHEQNGVLNDLIFVLQNNGVTLYGGPKASKIMNIPQAPTFNHEYCSKACTVEVVEDVYAAIDHIHRHGSAHTDCILTEDPEVAELFLRQVDSAAVFHNASTRFSDGFRFGLGAEVGISTGRIHARGPVGVEGLLTTRWILRGNGQVVDGDNGIAYTHQDIPI; from the exons ATGGAGGAGACAGATCGTTCACGCGCTTTCGCCAAAGACGTCAAACGCATCGTCGTTAAG gttGGAACAGCTGTTGTAACTGGGAAAGGTGGAAGATTGGCTCTTGGTCGCTTAGGAGCTCTCTGTGAACAG CTTGCGGAGTTGAACTCGGATGGATTTGAGGTGATTTTGGTGACGTCTGGTGCGGTTGGGCTTGGCCGCCAAAGGCTTCGTTACAGACAGATGATCAATAGCAG CTTTGCGGATCTACAGAAGCCTCAGAGTGAGCTTGATGGGAAGGCTTGTGCTGGCGTTGGACAAAGCAGTCTTATGGCTTATTATGAGACTATGTTCGACCAG CTGGATGTGACGGCGGCTCAACTTCTGGTGAATGACAGTAGTTTCAGAGACAAGGACTTCAGGAAGCAACTTAGTGAAACTGTCAAGTCCATGCTTGATTTGAGTGTtattccaattttcaatgagaATGATGCTATTAGCACCAGAAGAGCTCCTTATCAG GATTCATCTGGCATCTTTTGGGATAACGACAGCTTAGCTGCTCTACTGGCTTTGGAACTGAAAGCCGATCTTCTCATTCTTCTGAGCGATGTCGAAGGTCTCTA TGGTCCTCCAAGTGATCCTGACTCTAAGCTGATCCACACATTCATCAAGGAAAAACATCAAGATGAGATTACATTCGGCGACAAGTCAAGGCTGGGAAGAGGAGGCATGACTGCAAAAGTGAAAGCTGCGGTTAATGCAGCTTATGCTGGTATCCCTGTCATCATAACCAG TGGGTTTTCAACTGAGAACATAGACAAAGTCCTCAGAGGACTCCGTGTTGGAACCTTATTCCATCAAGATGCTTGTCAATGGGCTCCGGTCACAGACTCTACTGCTCGTGACATGGCAGTTGCTGCAAGGGAGAGTTCCAGAAAGCTTCAGGCCTTATCTTCAGAAGATAGGAAGCAGATTCTGTATAATGTTGCCGATGCTCTTGAAGCAAATGTGGAAACAATCAGAGCTGAGAATGAATTAGATGTAGCTGCAGCACAAGAAGCTGGACTTGAAGAGTCAATGGTGGCACGCTTATTTATGACACCTGCCAAG ATCTCGAGCCTTGCCGCTTCGGTTCGCAAGCTAGCCGATATGGAAGATCCAATAGGCCGTGTTTTAAAGAAAACTGAG GTGGCAGATGGTCTTGTTTTAGAGAAGACCTCATCCCCATTAGGAGTACTCCTGATTGTTTTTGAGTCCCGACCTGATGCACTTGTCCAG ATAGCTTCACTTGCCATCCGTAGTGGAAACGGTCTTCTTCTAAAGGGTGGAAAGGAGGCCCGGCGATCAAATGCTATCTTACACAAG GTGATCACTGATGCAATTCCAGAGACTGTCGGTGGTAAACTCATTGGACTTGTGACTTCAAGGGAAGAGATTCCTGATCTGCTCAAG CTTGATGATGTTATTGATCTTGTGATCCCAAGAGGAAGCAACAAGCTTGTTTCCCAGATAAAAAGTACTACCAAAATCCCTGTACTAGGTCATGCAG ATGGAATCTGTCATGTATACGTCGACAAGGCATGTAATGTGGACATGGCAAAGCGCATAGTTTCTGATTCAAAGTTGGATTACCCAGCAGCCTGTAATGCGATG GAAACGCTTCTTGTGCATAAGGATCATGAGCAGAATGGTGTGCTCAATGATCTTATATTTGTTCTACAGAACAATG GAGTCACTTTGTACGGTGGACCAAAGGCAAGTAAAATAATGAACATACCACAAGCACCGACGTTCAATCATGAGTATTGTTCAAAGGCTTGCACCGTTGAAGTTGTAGAAGACGTCTATGCTGCTATTGATCACATTCACCGACATGGGAG TGCACACACAGACTGCATTTTGACAGAGGATCCCGAAGTTGCAGAGCTATTCCTTCGCCAAGTGGACAG TGCTGCTGTGTTCCACAACGCAAGCACAAGATTCTCTGATGGTTTTCGATTTGGACTTGGTGCTGAGGTGGGAATAAGCACTGGCAGGATCCATGCTCGTGGTCCAGTGGGAGTCGAAGGACTACTTACAACAAGATG GATACTGAGAGGAAATGGACAAGTTGTGGATGGAGACAACGGGATTGCTTACACCCATCAAGACATTCCCATCTAA
- the LOC106420590 gene encoding protein DA1-related 2 isoform X3, with protein sequence MDSSSYGVSHVSHISNPCIFGAGSSSSPGKKWNLMKWVSKLFKSGSNGGTSGARTNHHPPQFQEDENMDDRSRASRDKEELDRALSVSLADDTNRPYGYGWSMDNNSDFPRPFHSGLNPSFIPPYEPSYQVRRPQSRICGGCNSDIGLGNYLGCMGTFFHPDCFCCDSCRYPITEHEFSLSGTKPYHKICFKELTHPKCEVCHHFIPTNDAGLIEYRCHPFWNQKYCPSHEHDRTARCCSCERLESWEVRYYTLDDGRSLCLECMETAITDTGDCQPLYHAIRDYYEGMYMKLEQQIPMLLVQREALNDAIVGEKHGYHHMPETRGLCLSEEQTVTSVLKRPRLGAHRLVGMRTQPQKLTRKCEVTAILVLYGLPRLLTGAILAHELMHGWLRLKGYRNLNPEVEEGICQVLSYMWLESEVLSDPSSRSMPSTSTATSSSSSSSSSSNKKGGKSNVEKKLGEFFKHQIAHDASPAYGGGFRAANAAVCKYGLRRTLDHIRFTGTFPL encoded by the exons atGGATTCTTCTTCATATGGTGTTTCTCATGTCAGCCATATCTCCAATCCTTGTATCTTTG GGGCTGGGTCGTCGTCTTCGCCAGGGAAGAAATGGAACTTGATGAAATGGGTGAGTAAGCTTTTCAAGAGTGGCTCTAACGGAGGCACTAGTGGTGCTCGCACTAACcatcatcctcctcagtttcaaGAGGACGAGAATATG GACGATCGGTCGAGAGCCTCACGGGACAAAGAAGAACTAGATCGTGCATTGTCAGTTTCTCTAGCTGACGATACGAACCGACCATATG GATATGGTTGGTCTATGGATAATAATTCAGATTTCCCTAGGCCTTTTCACAGTGGATTGAATCCATCTTTCATTCCACCTTATGAACCGTCCTATCAAGTCAGACGACCACAAAG CAGAATATGTGGCGGTTGCAATAGCGATATTGGATTGGGGAACTATCTGGGATGCATGGGAACATTCTTTCATCCTGATTGCTTCTGTTGTGATTCATGTCGTTACCCTATCACTGAGCATgag TTCTCTCTATCAGGAACCAAACCCTACCATAAGATTTGTTTCAAAGAGCTTACTCATCCTAAATGCGAAGTTTGTCACCATTTT ATCCCAACTAATGATGCTGGCTTGATCGAATATCGATGCCATCCGTTTTGGAACCAAAAGTATTGTCCGTCTCACGAACACGATAGAACCGCTCGTTGTTGTAGCTGCGAACGTTTGGAG TCATGGGAGGTGAGATATTACACGTTAGACGATGGGAGAAGTTTATGTTTAGAATGCATGGAAACTGCGATAACCGACACTGGAGACTGTCAACCACTTTACCATGCAATACGTGACTATTACGAAGGAATGTACATGAAACTTGAGCAACAAATCCCCATGCTTCTTGTTCAGCGAGAAGCTCTCAACGACGCTATCGTCGGAGAGAAACAC GGATACCATCACATGCCTGAGACAAGGGGTTTATGTTTGTCTGAAGAACAAACAGTCACAAGT GTTCTTAAAAGACCGAGACTTGGCGCTCACCGTCTTGTTGGCATGAGAACTCAGCCTCAAAAGCTTACACGTAAATGTGAAGTCACTGCGATTCTCGTTCTTTACGGCCTCCCTAG ACTATTAACTGGAGCAATTCTTGCCCACGAGCTGATGCATGGATGGCTAAGGCTCAAAG GGTATAGGAACCTTAACCCTGAGGTAGAGGAAGGTATCTGCCAAGTCCTCTCTTACATGTGGCTTGAATCTGAAGTTCTCTCAGATCCTTCTTCAAGAAGCATGCCCTCAACATCAACTGCCACctcgtcgtcatcatcatcatcatcgtcttctAACAAGAAAGGAGGAAAATCAAACGTGGAGAAGAAACTTGGAGAGTTCTTTAAGCATCAGATAGCTCATGACGCATCTCCAGCTTACGGAGGGGGTTTCCGAGCAGCAAATGCAGCGGTTTGTAAGTACGGTCTGCGTCGCACACTTGATCATATCCGCTTCACTGGAACGTTTCCTTTGTAA
- the LOC106420590 gene encoding protein DA1-related 2 isoform X1 produces the protein MDSSSYGVSHVSHISNPCIFGAGSSSSPGKKWNLMKWVSKLFKSGSNGGTSGARTNHHPPQFQEDENMVFPLPPSSSDDRSRASRDKEELDRALSVSLADDTNRPYGYGWSMDNNSDFPRPFHSGLNPSFIPPYEPSYQVRRPQSRICGGCNSDIGLGNYLGCMGTFFHPDCFCCDSCRYPITEHEFSLSGTKPYHKICFKELTHPKCEVCHHFIPTNDAGLIEYRCHPFWNQKYCPSHEHDRTARCCSCERLESWEVRYYTLDDGRSLCLECMETAITDTGDCQPLYHAIRDYYEGMYMKLEQQIPMLLVQREALNDAIVGEKHGYHHMPETRGLCLSEEQTVTSVLKRPRLGAHRLVGMRTQPQKLTRKCEVTAILVLYGLPRLLTGAILAHELMHGWLRLKGYRNLNPEVEEGICQVLSYMWLESEVLSDPSSRSMPSTSTATSSSSSSSSSSNKKGGKSNVEKKLGEFFKHQIAHDASPAYGGGFRAANAAVCKYGLRRTLDHIRFTGTFPL, from the exons atGGATTCTTCTTCATATGGTGTTTCTCATGTCAGCCATATCTCCAATCCTTGTATCTTTG GGGCTGGGTCGTCGTCTTCGCCAGGGAAGAAATGGAACTTGATGAAATGGGTGAGTAAGCTTTTCAAGAGTGGCTCTAACGGAGGCACTAGTGGTGCTCGCACTAACcatcatcctcctcagtttcaaGAGGACGAGAATATGGTCTTTCCTTTACCTCCTTCCTCTTCg GACGATCGGTCGAGAGCCTCACGGGACAAAGAAGAACTAGATCGTGCATTGTCAGTTTCTCTAGCTGACGATACGAACCGACCATATG GATATGGTTGGTCTATGGATAATAATTCAGATTTCCCTAGGCCTTTTCACAGTGGATTGAATCCATCTTTCATTCCACCTTATGAACCGTCCTATCAAGTCAGACGACCACAAAG CAGAATATGTGGCGGTTGCAATAGCGATATTGGATTGGGGAACTATCTGGGATGCATGGGAACATTCTTTCATCCTGATTGCTTCTGTTGTGATTCATGTCGTTACCCTATCACTGAGCATgag TTCTCTCTATCAGGAACCAAACCCTACCATAAGATTTGTTTCAAAGAGCTTACTCATCCTAAATGCGAAGTTTGTCACCATTTT ATCCCAACTAATGATGCTGGCTTGATCGAATATCGATGCCATCCGTTTTGGAACCAAAAGTATTGTCCGTCTCACGAACACGATAGAACCGCTCGTTGTTGTAGCTGCGAACGTTTGGAG TCATGGGAGGTGAGATATTACACGTTAGACGATGGGAGAAGTTTATGTTTAGAATGCATGGAAACTGCGATAACCGACACTGGAGACTGTCAACCACTTTACCATGCAATACGTGACTATTACGAAGGAATGTACATGAAACTTGAGCAACAAATCCCCATGCTTCTTGTTCAGCGAGAAGCTCTCAACGACGCTATCGTCGGAGAGAAACAC GGATACCATCACATGCCTGAGACAAGGGGTTTATGTTTGTCTGAAGAACAAACAGTCACAAGT GTTCTTAAAAGACCGAGACTTGGCGCTCACCGTCTTGTTGGCATGAGAACTCAGCCTCAAAAGCTTACACGTAAATGTGAAGTCACTGCGATTCTCGTTCTTTACGGCCTCCCTAG ACTATTAACTGGAGCAATTCTTGCCCACGAGCTGATGCATGGATGGCTAAGGCTCAAAG GGTATAGGAACCTTAACCCTGAGGTAGAGGAAGGTATCTGCCAAGTCCTCTCTTACATGTGGCTTGAATCTGAAGTTCTCTCAGATCCTTCTTCAAGAAGCATGCCCTCAACATCAACTGCCACctcgtcgtcatcatcatcatcatcgtcttctAACAAGAAAGGAGGAAAATCAAACGTGGAGAAGAAACTTGGAGAGTTCTTTAAGCATCAGATAGCTCATGACGCATCTCCAGCTTACGGAGGGGGTTTCCGAGCAGCAAATGCAGCGGTTTGTAAGTACGGTCTGCGTCGCACACTTGATCATATCCGCTTCACTGGAACGTTTCCTTTGTAA
- the LOC106420590 gene encoding protein DA1-related 2 isoform X4, which translates to MDSSSYGVSHVSHISNPCIFGAGSSSSPGKKWNLMKWVSKLFKSGSNGGTSGARTNHHPPQFQEDENMDDRSRASRDKEELDRALSVSLADDTNRPYGYGWSMDNNSDFPRPFHSGLNPSFIPPYEPSYQVRRPQRICGGCNSDIGLGNYLGCMGTFFHPDCFCCDSCRYPITEHEFSLSGTKPYHKICFKELTHPKCEVCHHFIPTNDAGLIEYRCHPFWNQKYCPSHEHDRTARCCSCERLESWEVRYYTLDDGRSLCLECMETAITDTGDCQPLYHAIRDYYEGMYMKLEQQIPMLLVQREALNDAIVGEKHGYHHMPETRGLCLSEEQTVTSVLKRPRLGAHRLVGMRTQPQKLTRKCEVTAILVLYGLPRLLTGAILAHELMHGWLRLKGYRNLNPEVEEGICQVLSYMWLESEVLSDPSSRSMPSTSTATSSSSSSSSSSNKKGGKSNVEKKLGEFFKHQIAHDASPAYGGGFRAANAAVCKYGLRRTLDHIRFTGTFPL; encoded by the exons atGGATTCTTCTTCATATGGTGTTTCTCATGTCAGCCATATCTCCAATCCTTGTATCTTTG GGGCTGGGTCGTCGTCTTCGCCAGGGAAGAAATGGAACTTGATGAAATGGGTGAGTAAGCTTTTCAAGAGTGGCTCTAACGGAGGCACTAGTGGTGCTCGCACTAACcatcatcctcctcagtttcaaGAGGACGAGAATATG GACGATCGGTCGAGAGCCTCACGGGACAAAGAAGAACTAGATCGTGCATTGTCAGTTTCTCTAGCTGACGATACGAACCGACCATATG GATATGGTTGGTCTATGGATAATAATTCAGATTTCCCTAGGCCTTTTCACAGTGGATTGAATCCATCTTTCATTCCACCTTATGAACCGTCCTATCAAGTCAGACGACCACAAAG AATATGTGGCGGTTGCAATAGCGATATTGGATTGGGGAACTATCTGGGATGCATGGGAACATTCTTTCATCCTGATTGCTTCTGTTGTGATTCATGTCGTTACCCTATCACTGAGCATgag TTCTCTCTATCAGGAACCAAACCCTACCATAAGATTTGTTTCAAAGAGCTTACTCATCCTAAATGCGAAGTTTGTCACCATTTT ATCCCAACTAATGATGCTGGCTTGATCGAATATCGATGCCATCCGTTTTGGAACCAAAAGTATTGTCCGTCTCACGAACACGATAGAACCGCTCGTTGTTGTAGCTGCGAACGTTTGGAG TCATGGGAGGTGAGATATTACACGTTAGACGATGGGAGAAGTTTATGTTTAGAATGCATGGAAACTGCGATAACCGACACTGGAGACTGTCAACCACTTTACCATGCAATACGTGACTATTACGAAGGAATGTACATGAAACTTGAGCAACAAATCCCCATGCTTCTTGTTCAGCGAGAAGCTCTCAACGACGCTATCGTCGGAGAGAAACAC GGATACCATCACATGCCTGAGACAAGGGGTTTATGTTTGTCTGAAGAACAAACAGTCACAAGT GTTCTTAAAAGACCGAGACTTGGCGCTCACCGTCTTGTTGGCATGAGAACTCAGCCTCAAAAGCTTACACGTAAATGTGAAGTCACTGCGATTCTCGTTCTTTACGGCCTCCCTAG ACTATTAACTGGAGCAATTCTTGCCCACGAGCTGATGCATGGATGGCTAAGGCTCAAAG GGTATAGGAACCTTAACCCTGAGGTAGAGGAAGGTATCTGCCAAGTCCTCTCTTACATGTGGCTTGAATCTGAAGTTCTCTCAGATCCTTCTTCAAGAAGCATGCCCTCAACATCAACTGCCACctcgtcgtcatcatcatcatcatcgtcttctAACAAGAAAGGAGGAAAATCAAACGTGGAGAAGAAACTTGGAGAGTTCTTTAAGCATCAGATAGCTCATGACGCATCTCCAGCTTACGGAGGGGGTTTCCGAGCAGCAAATGCAGCGGTTTGTAAGTACGGTCTGCGTCGCACACTTGATCATATCCGCTTCACTGGAACGTTTCCTTTGTAA
- the LOC106420590 gene encoding protein DA1-related 2 isoform X2 — translation MDSSSYGVSHVSHISNPCIFGAGSSSSPGKKWNLMKWVSKLFKSGSNGGTSGARTNHHPPQFQEDENMVFPLPPSSSDDRSRASRDKEELDRALSVSLADDTNRPYGYGWSMDNNSDFPRPFHSGLNPSFIPPYEPSYQVRRPQRICGGCNSDIGLGNYLGCMGTFFHPDCFCCDSCRYPITEHEFSLSGTKPYHKICFKELTHPKCEVCHHFIPTNDAGLIEYRCHPFWNQKYCPSHEHDRTARCCSCERLESWEVRYYTLDDGRSLCLECMETAITDTGDCQPLYHAIRDYYEGMYMKLEQQIPMLLVQREALNDAIVGEKHGYHHMPETRGLCLSEEQTVTSVLKRPRLGAHRLVGMRTQPQKLTRKCEVTAILVLYGLPRLLTGAILAHELMHGWLRLKGYRNLNPEVEEGICQVLSYMWLESEVLSDPSSRSMPSTSTATSSSSSSSSSSNKKGGKSNVEKKLGEFFKHQIAHDASPAYGGGFRAANAAVCKYGLRRTLDHIRFTGTFPL, via the exons atGGATTCTTCTTCATATGGTGTTTCTCATGTCAGCCATATCTCCAATCCTTGTATCTTTG GGGCTGGGTCGTCGTCTTCGCCAGGGAAGAAATGGAACTTGATGAAATGGGTGAGTAAGCTTTTCAAGAGTGGCTCTAACGGAGGCACTAGTGGTGCTCGCACTAACcatcatcctcctcagtttcaaGAGGACGAGAATATGGTCTTTCCTTTACCTCCTTCCTCTTCg GACGATCGGTCGAGAGCCTCACGGGACAAAGAAGAACTAGATCGTGCATTGTCAGTTTCTCTAGCTGACGATACGAACCGACCATATG GATATGGTTGGTCTATGGATAATAATTCAGATTTCCCTAGGCCTTTTCACAGTGGATTGAATCCATCTTTCATTCCACCTTATGAACCGTCCTATCAAGTCAGACGACCACAAAG AATATGTGGCGGTTGCAATAGCGATATTGGATTGGGGAACTATCTGGGATGCATGGGAACATTCTTTCATCCTGATTGCTTCTGTTGTGATTCATGTCGTTACCCTATCACTGAGCATgag TTCTCTCTATCAGGAACCAAACCCTACCATAAGATTTGTTTCAAAGAGCTTACTCATCCTAAATGCGAAGTTTGTCACCATTTT ATCCCAACTAATGATGCTGGCTTGATCGAATATCGATGCCATCCGTTTTGGAACCAAAAGTATTGTCCGTCTCACGAACACGATAGAACCGCTCGTTGTTGTAGCTGCGAACGTTTGGAG TCATGGGAGGTGAGATATTACACGTTAGACGATGGGAGAAGTTTATGTTTAGAATGCATGGAAACTGCGATAACCGACACTGGAGACTGTCAACCACTTTACCATGCAATACGTGACTATTACGAAGGAATGTACATGAAACTTGAGCAACAAATCCCCATGCTTCTTGTTCAGCGAGAAGCTCTCAACGACGCTATCGTCGGAGAGAAACAC GGATACCATCACATGCCTGAGACAAGGGGTTTATGTTTGTCTGAAGAACAAACAGTCACAAGT GTTCTTAAAAGACCGAGACTTGGCGCTCACCGTCTTGTTGGCATGAGAACTCAGCCTCAAAAGCTTACACGTAAATGTGAAGTCACTGCGATTCTCGTTCTTTACGGCCTCCCTAG ACTATTAACTGGAGCAATTCTTGCCCACGAGCTGATGCATGGATGGCTAAGGCTCAAAG GGTATAGGAACCTTAACCCTGAGGTAGAGGAAGGTATCTGCCAAGTCCTCTCTTACATGTGGCTTGAATCTGAAGTTCTCTCAGATCCTTCTTCAAGAAGCATGCCCTCAACATCAACTGCCACctcgtcgtcatcatcatcatcatcgtcttctAACAAGAAAGGAGGAAAATCAAACGTGGAGAAGAAACTTGGAGAGTTCTTTAAGCATCAGATAGCTCATGACGCATCTCCAGCTTACGGAGGGGGTTTCCGAGCAGCAAATGCAGCGGTTTGTAAGTACGGTCTGCGTCGCACACTTGATCATATCCGCTTCACTGGAACGTTTCCTTTGTAA